The Henckelia pumila isolate YLH828 chromosome 2, ASM3356847v2, whole genome shotgun sequence genome includes a window with the following:
- the LOC140879933 gene encoding F-box protein At2g32560-like: MLFLLITCCLSIILLNQSLALKPLPPSACDMRLLYLWFWKDLPLFPLTKSIKNIIFLLFSSRMSLRKKNFLSKAESFDLKSDMSLLDLPDLVLESILEQLPPEGLCKMACVCTYLRERCMSGHLWENHMKNKWTKIVGPAAYREWQWHIASRKGSVFFNQGKQKDGLMGYLTHLWPLALIRSSASNVSKKKNLPQVDSIMSWYIALESGKFWFPAQVYNRENGHVGFVLSCYDAELSYDRQTDTFQARYPPHGRRASALEDGVTWDRLRAPPVDTSPHELHISGCLNDLQPGDHIEIQWRRNKEFPYGWWYGVVGHLETCDRDANHCRCQNSDTLVLEFNQYTRGSRWRQTTVSRKDHREGGNEVDGFYGGIRKLCGNEEISTWRKLWPAEVLE; encoded by the exons ATGCTTTTCTTATTGATCACTTGTTGCTTATCCATCATCCTCCTCAACCAGTCTCTTGCCCTCAAACCGCTTCCCCCTTCTGCTTGTGATATGAGATTGCTTTATCTCTGGTTTTGGAAAGATCTTCCTTTATTCCCCCTCACCAAGTCAATAAAAAACATCATATTCTTACTTTTCTCTTCAAGAATGTCCCTCAGGAAGAAGAATTTTCTCTCGAAAGCCGAAAGTTTTGACCTGAAATCTGACATGTCCTTGCTGGATTTGCCTGACCTTGTATTGGAAAGCATTCTTGAACAGCTTCCGCCTGAGGGGCTTTGTAAAATGGCCTGTGTGTGTACTTACTTGAGAGAAAGATGCATGAGTGGTCATCTTTGGGAAAATCACATGAAAAACAAGTGGACTAAAATTGTTGGCCCTGCTGCATATAGGGAATGGCAGTGGCATATTGCTTCAAGAAAAGGTTCAGTCTTTTTCAATCAAGGGAAGCAGAAGGATGGTTTAATGGGATATCTTACTCATTTGTGGCCTCTGGCATTGATTAGATCCAGTGCAAGCAATGTCAGCAAGAAGAAAAATTTACCTCAAGTTGATTCTATCATGTCTTGGTATATTGCTCTCGAATCTGGCAAGTTTTGGTTTCCTGCTCAGGTCTATAACCGAGAG AATGGTCATGTTGGCTTTGTTTTATCTTGTTATGATGCTGAGCTTAGTTATGATCGGCAAACTGATACTTTCCAGGCCAG ATATCCTCCCCATGGAAGGAGAGCAAGTGCACTAGAGGATGGCGTGACATGGGATAGACTTAGAGCTCCCCCTGTTGATACATCTCCACATGAACTTCACATCTCTGGGTGCTTGAATGACTTGCAGCCCGGAGATCATATTGAAATCCAATGGAGAAGAAACAAAGAATTCCCATATG GTTGGTGGTATGGTGTCGTAGGCCATTTGGAAACATGTGACCGGGATGCTAATCACTGCCGGTGTCAGAACAGTG ACACTCTGGTGCTAGAGTTCAACCAGTACACCCGAGGCTCGCGTTGGAGACAAACAACTGTGAGTAGGAAAGATCACAGGGAAGGAGGAAACGAGGTCGATGGATTTTACGGTGGAATTCGGAAACTTTGTGGCAATGAAGAGATTTCCACTTGGAGAAAGCTCTGGCCGGCTGAAGTATTGGAATAG
- the LOC140880532 gene encoding uncharacterized protein: MGSRHIFFCYHKRLSKIRRPICVRNTSGYSSDSQALTSDSFIVEKILWALKKGGFVNNHLFFQLNPSIYTQILYICCNNLQMGQKFIDLVAVNHPNFKHSSSSFSAAVHVLVKSKRISDAQALVLRMVRRSGASRNEIVDSLVEACKQCGSNLYVFDLLVKTYVQAKKLREAVEAIRLLSYRNVHVSINACNSLLGGLGRIGWVDLAVEVYEEIVKKRQDLNVYTLNIMVNVLCKDGKMKKVNKFLMGMEERGIHADIVTHNTMINAYFREGCTEKGFELMRLMEDKGLKPCLLTYNLIINGLCKNGQYERAKKVLNEMVQFGLYPDTSTYNGLLVECCKKDDTEEAEGIIEEMLHLGVVPDLISYSSIIGLFSRTGNLEKMAAYYDTMQSKGVIPDTVVYTILIGGFCRHGTILEAMKARNEMVKQGCHMDVVTYNTILNGLCKEKMLGEADKLLNEMIERGVYPDFCTYTTLINGHCKARQMDKAITLFGDMLRRNLKPDVVTYNTLIDGFCRTSEMERAMELKDDMISKSIHPTDITYGTLINGFCNDGFLSDAFRLWNEMVDNGIQPNLVICNSLIKGYCIYGDLEKAYDFLVKMELKEVFPNRVTYNTLIHGFMKDENVNTAFSLVNRMETEGLVPDVITYNSILGGFCRLGRVQEAEKIYRKMIDSGIDPDRSSYTLLINGYVSQDNLKEAFKFHDEMLRRGFVPDDKF, from the coding sequence ATGGGGAGCAGACATATATTCTTCTGTTATCACAAGCGATTATCCAAAATAAGGCGTCCAATTTGTGTTCGAAACACGAGTGGCTATTCATCCGATTCACAAGCTCTCACTTCAGATTCCTTCATAGTGGAAAAGATTTTGTGGGCTCTTAAGAAAGGTGGGTTCGTAAATAACCATTTGTTTTTTCAGTTAAACCCGTCTATATATACTCAAATTCTGTACATATGTTGCAACAATTTACAAATGGGTCAGAAATTTATTGATTTAGTCGCTGTAAATCACCCAAACTTCAAGCATTCATCCAGTTCCTTCAGTGCTGCAGTTCATGTGTTAGTTAAAAGTAAAAGAATATCGGATGCACAGGCTTTGGTTCTCCGAATGGTTAGGAGAAGTGGGGCTTCAAGAAATGAAATTGTAGATTCTTTAGTTGAGGCTTGTAAACAATGTGGGTCAAATttatatgtttttgatttgttaGTTAAGACTTATGTACAAGCTAAGAAGTTGAGAGAGGCCGTAGAGGCGATTCGTTTGTTGAGTTATCGAAATGTTCACGTATCTATAAATGCTTGTAATAGTCTTCTTGGAGGACTTGGTAGGATCGGGTGGGTTGATTTGGCTGTAGAAGTGTATGAAGAGATTGTGAAAAAAAGACAGGATCTGAATGTGTATACCCTTAATATCATGGTAAATGTGTTATGTAAAGATGGGAAAATGAAAAAGGTGAACAAATTTTTGATGGGAATGGAAGAAAGAGGGATCCATGCAGATATCGTCACCCACAATACCATGATTAATGCATATTTTAGAGAAGGGTGCACAGAAAAAGGTTTCGAGTTGATGAGGTTGATGGAGGATAAGGGTTTGAAACCATGTTTGTTGACTTATAATTTGATTATCAATGGCTTGTGTAAAAATGGGCAGTATGAGAGAGCCAAGAAAGTTTTAAATGAGATGGTCCAGTTTGGGTTGTATCCCGATACTTCCACATATAATGGACTGCTAGTTGAATGTTGTAAAAAAGATGATACAGAGGAAGCTGAGGGTATTATTGAAGAAATGTTGCATTTGGGTGTTGTACCTGATTTGATTAGTTATAGTTCGATTATTGGTTTGTTTTCAAGAACTGGGAATCTTGAGAAGATGGCAGCTTATTATGACACTATGCAATCCAAAGGCGTGATACCTGATACTGTTGTTTATACCATTCTTATTGGTGGATTCTGCAGACATGGCACTATCTTAGAAGCTATGAAGGCACGCAATGAGATGGTGAAACAGGGTTGCCACATGGATGTGGTGACTTACAACACTATCTTGAATGGCTTGTGTAAAGAAAAGATGCTTGGCGAGGCAGATAAACTTTTAAACGAAATGATTGAAAGGGGTGTATATCCCGATTTTTGCACGTATACTACTCTTATAAATGGCCATTGCAAGGCCCGACAAATGGATAAAGCTATAACCTTGTTTGGAGACATGCTTCGGAGAAATCTGAAGCCTGATGTGGTCACATACAATACCTTGATCGATGGATTTTGTAGGACAAGTGAAATGGAAAGAGCCATGGAGTTGAAGGACGATATGATTTCTAAAAGTATACATCCCACCGATATTACATATGGTACACTCATAAATGGATTCTGTAACGATGGTTTTCTGTCTGATGCCTTCAGATTGTGGAATGAGATGGTTGACAATGGTATTCAGCCAAACCTTGTGATTTGCAATTCTCTCATCAAAGGCTATTGCATATATGGTGATCTAGAAAAGGCCTAtgatttcttggtgaaaatggAATTGAAAGAAGTTTTTCCCAATCGCGTCACATATAACACTCTCATTCATGGATTCATGAAAGATGAGAATGTCAACACAGCTTTTTCCTTGGTGAATCGAATGGAAACCGAAGGTCTGGttcctgacgtaataacatatAATTCTATTCTCGGCGGGTTTTGCAGGCTAGGTAGAGTGCAAGAAGCTGAAAAAATATACAGAAAGATGATTGATAGTGGCATTGACCCTGATAGATCATCATACACATTGTTAATAAACGGTTATGTTTCTCAGGATAATTTGAAGGAAGCTTTTAAATTCCATGATGAAATGTTGCGAAGAGGTTTTGTGCCTGACGATAAGTTTTAG